A single genomic interval of Mycolicibacterium holsaticum DSM 44478 = JCM 12374 harbors:
- a CDS encoding Lrp/AsnC family transcriptional regulator: protein MASPSVSELSDLDRALIEILRLDGREGNRALASQLNVNEVTVAAHLRRLEEADLVRIVAVTDIRLFGHRELVFATFRVAGRSVRDVAAEVAELPEAIGVTICSGRFDIIAPMLCRDRQHISEMFGNQLPSIAGVGSLRGALSLDVLKFDSKWAMFADPGATPEAQPSDTVDETDLAIINLLQHNARRSNRSIAAELGVSEGTVRGRIKQMLAERVFRIQAVSNVAAFGFGAHAYLAIKTVAGRIDEVAAALAERDDVPELSRVLGEFDFLAILIAAHHDALISAVVDEIALLADVERVEISYGCDSIKHNYAWTWIV from the coding sequence GTGGCTTCTCCCTCCGTTTCTGAGCTCAGTGACCTCGACCGGGCCCTGATCGAGATCCTGCGCCTCGACGGCCGGGAAGGCAATCGGGCGTTGGCGTCTCAACTCAACGTGAACGAAGTCACCGTGGCGGCGCATCTGCGCCGCCTGGAGGAAGCCGACCTGGTACGGATCGTCGCGGTCACCGATATCCGGCTCTTCGGTCACCGCGAACTCGTCTTCGCCACGTTCAGAGTGGCCGGCCGCTCCGTTCGCGACGTCGCCGCCGAAGTCGCCGAACTTCCTGAGGCCATCGGGGTGACCATTTGTTCTGGGCGGTTCGACATCATCGCGCCGATGCTGTGTCGCGACCGCCAACACATATCGGAGATGTTCGGCAACCAATTACCCTCCATCGCCGGCGTCGGGTCGCTTCGCGGCGCGCTGTCGCTCGATGTCCTCAAGTTCGACAGCAAGTGGGCCATGTTCGCCGACCCGGGAGCCACTCCCGAGGCGCAGCCAAGCGACACCGTCGACGAGACGGATCTGGCGATAATCAATCTGCTCCAGCACAACGCGAGGCGCAGCAATCGAAGTATCGCCGCCGAGTTGGGGGTGTCTGAAGGCACGGTCCGCGGCAGGATCAAACAGATGCTCGCCGAGCGGGTGTTCCGGATCCAGGCAGTGTCCAACGTGGCCGCATTCGGGTTCGGGGCACATGCTTACCTGGCCATCAAAACGGTCGCGGGGCGGATCGACGAAGTCGCCGCGGCCCTCGCCGAACGAGACGACGTGCCCGAACTCAGTCGAGTCCTGGGTGAATTCGATTTCCTGGCAATTCTCATCGCCGCACATCACGACGCACTGATATCTGCCGTCGTCGACGAGATCGCGCTGCTGGCCGATGTCGAGCGGGTGGAAATCTCCTACGGCTGCGACAGCATCAAGCACAACTACGCGTGGACCTGGATCGTCTGA
- a CDS encoding aminoglycoside phosphotransferase family protein, which yields MAQVPPQIGTAPSVGAAIRLAGELVPLVGYTVVDRIRRSPVPTGAPAPARVESITAEWLNRVMAPVLHQTRVESLRIESHSSGTSVRARIHLRYHAPHTEQQLPSTVFVKCAPSLVTRLGNGLSGTAFAEAGFYNQLRDRFELEAPYGYYSAAQRRSYRAIHLLEDLVATRAATFCVPTAAITRQQADQIVEQLALLHGQGAELALDDLRRPSWLRTYPQWWQATGSISMIRRYHLRGQRRADDEGLTPRRLVARGEQLWRGFEASVDAHRGLARTLIHGDTHLGNWYINDAQRMGLCDWQCISAGHWSRDLAYALASTLTVEQRRDWEDALIDAYLERLAAQGGAVETRARAMELYRQQLFGALAMWTTTLQPPKFLPDMQPQATSAEMLRRILTAIDDHDALRLD from the coding sequence GTGGCGCAGGTTCCGCCGCAGATCGGCACCGCCCCGTCTGTTGGCGCCGCGATACGACTTGCCGGTGAGTTGGTGCCGTTGGTCGGTTACACGGTGGTCGACCGGATTCGGCGTTCGCCGGTGCCCACCGGAGCGCCTGCCCCGGCCCGGGTGGAGAGCATCACCGCCGAATGGCTCAATCGGGTCATGGCGCCCGTGCTGCACCAGACCCGGGTGGAGTCGTTGAGGATCGAATCGCATTCGTCCGGCACGTCGGTGCGTGCCCGTATCCATCTGCGCTACCACGCACCACACACCGAGCAGCAGCTGCCATCGACCGTCTTTGTCAAGTGCGCGCCGTCCTTGGTCACCAGGCTGGGCAACGGCTTGTCGGGCACCGCGTTCGCCGAAGCGGGCTTCTACAACCAGCTCAGAGATCGCTTCGAACTCGAGGCGCCGTACGGCTATTACAGTGCTGCGCAGCGGCGTTCGTATCGGGCCATCCATCTGCTCGAAGACCTGGTGGCCACCCGCGCAGCGACGTTCTGTGTACCGACCGCGGCGATAACGCGCCAGCAGGCCGACCAGATCGTCGAACAACTGGCCCTGCTGCACGGGCAGGGAGCCGAACTCGCCCTCGACGACCTGCGGCGGCCGAGTTGGTTACGGACCTACCCGCAGTGGTGGCAGGCGACGGGTTCGATTTCGATGATCCGCAGATATCACCTGCGCGGGCAGCGCCGCGCCGACGATGAGGGGCTCACACCGCGGCGGCTTGTCGCGCGTGGTGAACAGCTTTGGCGCGGTTTCGAGGCGTCCGTCGATGCGCATCGAGGGTTGGCCCGGACTCTGATTCATGGCGACACCCATCTGGGCAATTGGTACATCAACGACGCGCAGCGCATGGGTCTTTGCGACTGGCAATGCATATCGGCCGGACACTGGTCACGTGACCTGGCATACGCATTGGCGTCGACGCTGACCGTCGAGCAGCGACGGGACTGGGAGGACGCCCTCATCGACGCCTACCTCGAACGGCTCGCCGCGCAGGGCGGAGCGGTGGAGACCCGTGCCCGCGCGATGGAGTTGTACCGACAGCAGCTCTTCGGGGCCTTGGCCATGTGGACGACCACCCTGCAGCCGCCGAAGTTTCTTCCCGACATGCAGCCGCAGGCGACGTCCGCCGAGATGCTGCGCCGGATCCTCACCGCGATCGACGATCACGACGCCCTGCGCCTGGATTGA
- a CDS encoding N-acyl-D-amino-acid deacylase family protein yields MSSNGADYDVIIKGGTLIDGTNTPRKVTDIGIRNGKVARVGGLGAATATRVVDAAGRIVSPGVIDVHTHYDAAIFWDPYCTPSGYHGMTTAVVSNCGFGFAPCKQDRATQERYMGMMETTEQIPTAALREALPFTWESFPEWLEVVRGLGKGVNVASYVPLNSLMIFVMGSVEDARDRLPTEAELAEMKRLLREALTAGAVGFAFSKLNDFNSHKDHGNPMPTDAADESTAYALAEVLREMDCGIIQALVDLPMAIDNNHIAEKLARISGRPVVQNILVPFDHIPGEVDRVLNWLDRCEEQGLDCYSQALAFRTWQESRLLDWNTWDIHPVFAEFSALDDDIEARLVKAADPDWRERVKHVHTIDNMTAAGGLLDHLKLIAMPDNSDPRVGKFFGEIAAERGIDVVDAFFDAVIDSRCDMDFRTLQSMSQDPALFEKMYKHPRVIAGTSDGGAHIRFFSGANFSTDLLQWLALEEKRFTLEELHHKFSMLPARILGLADRGALLPGFAADVMVYNPEELGYPDHYDVLTDLPGGEFRRVIPAHGIDLVMVNGEVTFEAGMKSTGATPGRVLVSAGAT; encoded by the coding sequence GTGAGCAGCAACGGCGCCGATTACGACGTAATCATCAAGGGCGGCACCTTGATCGACGGAACCAACACGCCTCGAAAGGTGACCGACATCGGTATCCGAAACGGCAAGGTCGCCAGAGTCGGCGGCCTGGGCGCTGCGACCGCGACGCGGGTGGTCGATGCCGCGGGCCGTATCGTGTCTCCCGGGGTGATCGACGTTCACACCCACTACGACGCCGCCATCTTCTGGGATCCGTACTGCACGCCGTCGGGTTATCACGGCATGACGACTGCGGTGGTGTCCAACTGCGGGTTCGGCTTCGCGCCGTGTAAGCAGGATCGGGCCACCCAGGAGCGCTACATGGGGATGATGGAGACCACCGAGCAGATCCCGACCGCTGCGCTGCGGGAAGCGTTGCCCTTCACCTGGGAGTCGTTCCCGGAGTGGCTGGAGGTCGTCAGGGGATTGGGCAAGGGCGTCAACGTGGCCAGCTACGTGCCGCTGAACTCACTGATGATCTTCGTCATGGGGTCGGTCGAGGATGCCCGCGATCGGTTACCCACCGAGGCCGAACTCGCCGAGATGAAGCGGTTGCTGCGCGAGGCTTTGACGGCAGGCGCCGTCGGCTTTGCGTTCTCCAAGCTCAACGACTTCAATTCGCACAAGGATCACGGCAATCCGATGCCGACCGACGCGGCCGACGAGTCCACTGCCTACGCGCTCGCAGAAGTGCTGCGAGAGATGGACTGCGGCATCATTCAGGCTCTGGTGGACCTGCCGATGGCCATCGACAACAACCACATTGCCGAAAAGCTGGCGCGCATCTCCGGGCGACCGGTCGTACAGAACATCCTGGTGCCCTTCGACCATATTCCCGGCGAGGTCGACCGTGTGCTGAACTGGCTCGATCGTTGCGAAGAGCAAGGGCTCGACTGCTATTCACAAGCGCTGGCGTTCCGCACTTGGCAGGAGTCGCGGCTGCTGGACTGGAATACCTGGGATATCCATCCCGTGTTCGCAGAGTTCTCCGCGCTCGACGACGACATCGAGGCGCGGCTGGTCAAGGCGGCCGATCCCGATTGGCGCGAGCGTGTCAAACATGTGCACACCATCGACAACATGACGGCCGCCGGCGGTCTGTTGGATCATCTGAAACTGATTGCGATGCCGGACAACTCAGATCCGCGCGTGGGGAAGTTCTTCGGCGAGATCGCCGCTGAACGCGGAATCGACGTGGTGGACGCCTTCTTCGATGCGGTGATCGACTCCCGCTGCGACATGGATTTCCGTACCCTGCAGTCGATGAGCCAGGATCCTGCACTTTTCGAAAAGATGTACAAGCATCCGCGCGTGATCGCCGGCACATCCGACGGTGGAGCGCACATCCGATTCTTCAGCGGGGCCAACTTCTCGACCGACCTGCTGCAGTGGCTCGCTCTGGAGGAGAAGCGCTTCACCCTGGAGGAACTGCATCACAAGTTCAGCATGCTTCCCGCGCGCATTCTCGGCCTTGCGGACCGCGGGGCGCTGTTGCCCGGGTTCGCCGCTGACGTGATGGTGTACAACCCCGAAGAACTCGGCTATCCCGACCATTACGACGTGCTGACCGACTTGCCCGGTGGGGAATTCCGCCGGGTGATACCGGCGCACGGAATCGATCTGGTCATGGTCAACGGGGAGGTCACATTCGAGGCCGGCATGAAATCGACCGGTGCGACGCCGGGGCGCGTGCTCGTCTCTGCCGGCGCAACCTGA
- a CDS encoding ferredoxin, with protein sequence MTRIAIDGGLCMGSKECAGIAPHAVKFDDDGIASPTGVELADDVAERLESSCPAMAISVLAD encoded by the coding sequence GTGACACGTATCGCGATCGATGGCGGCCTCTGTATGGGGTCCAAGGAATGCGCCGGGATAGCCCCGCACGCCGTGAAATTCGACGACGACGGCATCGCCTCTCCGACCGGTGTGGAACTGGCCGACGATGTCGCCGAGCGTCTGGAATCGTCATGCCCGGCGATGGCGATCTCCGTGCTAGCCGACTGA
- a CDS encoding cytochrome P450: MELGPPGPVRAPGPSVARLASMFARARDPFRLLSDCVDRYGDIYSLPLGPGGTTVVNDPEFVGSWLLDYSRYHKGVMSRALVPALGESIPVADGEPWKRNRKALNPAFSRRNLNGIAQIISGAVDDVLIRWDTLADNGEEVDLYRELSILTMAVVQRSMFSSSVSDGDVPDLIDLFRVQTTYMGGLMLTFWAPSWVPVPGARAGSQAVVSIRRRIERTISDRRANPNDATDILNTLLEVPMEHENLVDQLMGLWFGGFDTTASALAWTVAMLAQNPNTMEALREEADAYTGNYDSFAELNQLPYSKAAFDEAQRIQGALLLTRQALEEDEIGGYHIPKGSQVGVSAYTINRHPALWDHPDRYDPMRWLDERKDNQHRFQFVQFGGGPRHCIGVGMAYMEAQFVLTKIAKRFHLQPRPGWTPRHDFHLSVGLKGGLPGRIIHRHRGGRR; the protein is encoded by the coding sequence GTGGAGCTCGGACCGCCGGGGCCGGTGCGGGCCCCCGGGCCGAGCGTGGCCCGACTGGCCTCGATGTTCGCCCGGGCGCGAGACCCATTCCGGCTGCTGTCGGACTGCGTCGATCGTTACGGCGATATCTACTCGCTGCCGCTGGGGCCCGGCGGCACGACAGTCGTCAACGATCCGGAGTTCGTCGGGAGTTGGCTGCTGGACTACTCGCGTTATCACAAGGGTGTGATGTCGCGGGCCCTTGTCCCCGCGCTCGGCGAGAGCATTCCGGTTGCCGACGGTGAGCCGTGGAAGCGAAATCGCAAGGCGCTCAACCCCGCTTTCTCCCGCCGGAATCTTAACGGGATCGCTCAGATCATCTCCGGGGCGGTCGACGACGTCCTCATCCGGTGGGACACGTTGGCCGATAACGGCGAAGAGGTCGACCTCTACCGAGAACTCTCGATCCTCACGATGGCCGTCGTTCAGCGCTCGATGTTTTCGTCGTCGGTATCCGACGGTGACGTGCCGGATCTGATCGACCTGTTTCGAGTTCAGACCACCTACATGGGCGGCCTGATGCTCACATTCTGGGCACCGTCATGGGTTCCGGTGCCCGGCGCGCGGGCGGGGTCTCAGGCGGTGGTCTCGATCCGACGGCGCATCGAGAGGACCATCAGCGATCGGCGCGCCAATCCCAACGACGCCACCGACATCTTGAACACCCTGCTCGAGGTGCCGATGGAGCACGAGAACCTCGTCGATCAGCTGATGGGCCTGTGGTTCGGCGGTTTCGACACGACCGCGTCAGCGCTGGCGTGGACCGTGGCGATGCTCGCGCAGAATCCCAACACAATGGAGGCGCTGCGTGAGGAGGCCGACGCCTACACCGGCAACTATGACTCCTTCGCCGAACTCAACCAGTTGCCTTATTCCAAAGCAGCTTTCGATGAGGCGCAGCGGATTCAGGGTGCGCTGCTGCTGACCCGTCAGGCACTGGAGGAGGATGAGATCGGCGGCTACCACATTCCCAAGGGCAGCCAGGTGGGTGTCAGTGCTTACACCATCAATCGGCATCCTGCGCTATGGGATCACCCGGATCGCTATGACCCGATGCGCTGGCTGGACGAGCGTAAAGACAACCAGCATCGGTTCCAGTTCGTGCAATTCGGCGGTGGGCCCAGGCACTGTATCGGTGTCGGGATGGCTTACATGGAGGCGCAGTTCGTCCTAACCAAGATCGCCAAGCGGTTTCACCTTCAGCCAAGGCCGGGTTGGACACCGCGCCACGACTTTCATCTCAGCGTCGGGTTGAAAGGCGGGTTGCCCGGTCGGATCATCCACCGTCACCGAGGAGGCAGGCGGTGA
- a CDS encoding GuaB3 family IMP dehydrogenase-related protein, whose product MVEIGMGRTARRTYELDDINIVPSRRTRSSKDVSTAWQLDAYRFEVPVIAHPTDALVSPEFAIALGRLGGLGVLNGEGLIGRHADVEDKIAQVVETAEKEPEPTASIRLLQQLHSAPLDPELLGAAIARIRDAGVTTAVRVSPQNARALTPTLIAAGIDLLVIQGTIVSAERVASDGEPLNLKTFISELDVPVVAGGVLDHRTALHLMRTGAAGVIVGYGSTQGVTTSDEVLGISVPMATAIADAAAARREYLDETGGRYVHVLADGDIHTSGELAKAIACGADAVVLGTPLATAAEALGDGWFWPAAAAHPSLPRGALLQIAMGERPSLEQVLMGPSDDPFGSLNLVGGLRRAMAKAGYCDLKEFQKVGLTVGS is encoded by the coding sequence TTGGTTGAGATCGGCATGGGCAGAACCGCCCGCCGCACTTACGAACTCGACGACATCAACATCGTGCCGTCACGGCGCACCAGGTCGTCCAAGGACGTCTCGACGGCCTGGCAGCTCGATGCCTACCGCTTCGAGGTTCCCGTAATCGCCCATCCGACCGATGCTTTGGTGTCACCGGAGTTCGCGATCGCGCTGGGCCGGCTCGGCGGGCTGGGTGTGCTCAACGGCGAGGGTCTGATCGGCAGGCACGCCGACGTCGAAGACAAGATCGCCCAGGTGGTCGAGACCGCCGAGAAGGAGCCCGAACCCACGGCCTCGATACGCCTTCTGCAGCAACTGCATTCGGCGCCGCTGGATCCCGAGCTGCTCGGTGCGGCGATCGCACGGATCCGCGATGCCGGGGTGACGACGGCGGTGCGGGTCAGCCCGCAGAACGCGCGGGCATTGACCCCGACACTGATCGCGGCCGGTATCGATCTGCTGGTCATCCAGGGCACGATCGTCTCGGCCGAACGGGTCGCCTCCGACGGTGAGCCGCTGAACCTCAAGACGTTCATCTCCGAACTCGACGTGCCGGTAGTGGCCGGCGGTGTGCTCGACCACCGCACGGCACTGCACCTGATGCGCACCGGCGCGGCGGGCGTCATCGTCGGCTACGGCTCCACCCAGGGCGTCACGACCAGCGACGAGGTGCTCGGCATCAGCGTGCCGATGGCTACCGCGATCGCCGACGCCGCCGCGGCCCGCCGTGAATACCTCGACGAGACCGGCGGCAGGTACGTACACGTGCTGGCCGACGGCGATATCCACACCTCCGGCGAACTGGCCAAGGCCATCGCCTGCGGCGCCGACGCCGTCGTGCTCGGCACCCCGCTGGCCACCGCGGCCGAGGCGCTGGGGGACGGCTGGTTCTGGCCGGCCGCGGCGGCCCACCCGTCGCTACCGCGCGGGGCCCTGCTGCAGATCGCGATGGGCGAGCGGCCGTCGCTCGAGCAGGTGCTGATGGGACCGTCCGACGACCCGTTCGGTTCGCTCAATCTCGTTGGCGGCCTGCGCCGGGCGATGGCCAAGGCCGGTTACTGCGACCTCAAGGAATTCCAGAAGGTCGGGTTGACCGTCGGAAGCTGA
- the guaB gene encoding IMP dehydrogenase — translation MSIAESSVPLAVPVPTGGDDPTKVAMLGLTFDDVLLLPAASDVVPATADTSSQLTRKVRLRVPLVSSAMDTVTESRMAIAMARAGGMGVLHRNLPIAEQAGQVETVKRSEAGMVTDPVTCSPDNTLAEVDAMCARFRISGLPVVDDTGSLVGIITNRDMRFEVDMSKPVSEVMTKAPLITAQEGVSAEAALGLLRRHKIEKLPIVDGHGRLTGLITVKDFVKTEQFPLATKDKDGRLLVGAAVGVGDDAWTRAMTLVDAGVDVLVVDTAHAHNRGVLDMVHRIKTVLGDRVEVVGGNVATRAAAAALADAGADAVKVGVGPGSICTTRVVAGVGAPQITAILEAVAACAPRGVPVIADGGLQYSGDIAKALAAGASTAMLGSLLAGTAESPGELIFVNGKQFKSYRGMGSLGAMQGRGGAKSYSKDRYFQDDALSEDKLVPEGIEGRVPFRGPLSTVIHQLTGGLRAAMGYTGSATIEQLQQAQFVQITAAGLKESHPHDVAMTVEAPNYYAR, via the coding sequence ATGTCGATCGCTGAAAGCAGCGTTCCGCTCGCCGTCCCGGTGCCTACCGGCGGTGATGACCCGACGAAAGTCGCGATGCTCGGGCTCACCTTCGACGACGTCCTATTGCTGCCTGCAGCCTCCGATGTGGTCCCCGCCACCGCCGACACCTCCAGCCAGCTCACCAGGAAGGTGCGGCTGAGGGTGCCGCTGGTCAGCTCGGCGATGGACACGGTGACCGAGTCGCGGATGGCGATCGCGATGGCGCGCGCCGGGGGCATGGGGGTCTTGCACCGCAACCTTCCGATCGCCGAGCAGGCCGGCCAGGTCGAGACGGTCAAACGTTCCGAAGCCGGCATGGTCACCGATCCGGTCACCTGCTCGCCGGACAACACCCTGGCCGAAGTCGACGCGATGTGCGCACGGTTCCGGATCTCCGGGCTGCCCGTCGTCGACGACACCGGCTCGCTGGTCGGGATCATCACCAACCGTGACATGCGCTTCGAGGTCGACATGTCCAAACCGGTGTCGGAGGTGATGACCAAGGCGCCGTTGATCACCGCGCAGGAGGGTGTCTCCGCCGAAGCCGCGCTGGGACTGCTGCGCAGGCACAAGATCGAGAAGCTGCCGATCGTCGACGGGCACGGCAGGCTGACGGGCCTGATCACCGTCAAGGACTTCGTCAAGACCGAACAATTCCCGTTGGCCACCAAAGACAAGGACGGTCGGCTGCTGGTCGGCGCCGCCGTCGGCGTCGGCGACGACGCCTGGACGCGGGCGATGACGCTGGTCGACGCCGGCGTCGACGTTCTCGTCGTGGACACCGCCCACGCGCACAACCGCGGCGTGCTCGACATGGTGCACCGCATCAAGACCGTGCTGGGTGACCGGGTCGAGGTGGTCGGCGGCAACGTCGCCACGCGCGCGGCCGCGGCCGCGCTGGCCGACGCGGGCGCCGACGCGGTCAAGGTCGGTGTCGGCCCCGGCTCCATCTGCACCACCCGCGTGGTCGCCGGCGTCGGCGCACCGCAGATCACCGCGATTCTGGAGGCCGTCGCCGCCTGCGCGCCAAGGGGAGTGCCGGTGATCGCCGACGGCGGTCTGCAGTACTCGGGGGACATCGCCAAGGCGTTGGCCGCCGGAGCGTCCACGGCGATGCTGGGTTCGCTGTTGGCCGGCACCGCCGAATCTCCCGGCGAGCTGATCTTCGTCAACGGCAAGCAGTTCAAGAGCTACCGCGGCATGGGCTCGCTGGGCGCCATGCAGGGCCGGGGCGGCGCGAAGTCGTATTCCAAGGACCGCTACTTCCAGGACGATGCCCTGTCCGAGGACAAACTGGTCCCCGAGGGCATCGAGGGCCGGGTGCCGTTCCGTGGTCCGCTGTCCACCGTCATCCACCAGCTCACCGGCGGACTGCGCGCGGCCATGGGGTACACCGGATCGGCCACCATCGAGCAGCTGCAGCAGGCGCAGTTCGTTCAGATCACGGCCGCGGGCCTGAAGGAAAGCCACCCGCACGATGTCGCGATGACCGTCGAGGCGCCGAATTACTACGCCCGCTAA
- a CDS encoding DUF5319 domain-containing protein yields the protein MRDHLPPGLPPDPFADDPCDPSAALDAIEPGQPLDPQERTAVEADLADLAVYEALLAHKGIRGLVVCCDECQQDHYHDWDMLRANLLQLLVDGTVRPHEPAYDPEPDAYVTWDYCRGYADASLNEATSETDGYR from the coding sequence GTGCGTGATCACCTGCCACCGGGTTTGCCACCCGACCCGTTCGCCGACGACCCGTGCGACCCCTCGGCTGCGCTCGATGCGATCGAGCCCGGCCAGCCGCTGGACCCGCAGGAGCGGACCGCGGTGGAGGCCGACCTCGCCGACCTGGCGGTCTACGAGGCGTTGTTGGCGCACAAGGGCATTCGCGGCCTGGTGGTGTGCTGTGACGAATGCCAGCAGGACCACTATCACGACTGGGACATGCTGCGCGCCAACCTGCTGCAGCTGCTCGTCGACGGCACGGTACGGCCTCACGAGCCGGCCTACGATCCGGAACCCGATGCCTACGTGACCTGGGATTACTGCCGCGGGTACGCCGACGCCTCACTCAACGAGGCGACCTCGGAGACCGACGGCTACCGCTGA
- a CDS encoding anti-sigma-D factor RsdA has protein sequence MPDFGRWNANGGDPSLNEINRTDRFLDALAFEQPVYATDPGEAELAQLLAGWRDDVRDAPLTATVTPRDAVLALDRATVSRRRTRSLAVVGSVAAAVLCLGGFGAVVAGAGPGDALYGLRTMLFGEQHATRDDPVMLASQQLAEVQQLIDQGQWQAAQDKLETLTTTVATVGDVQRKQEFVSEWQELTVKVQSQDASATIPPDVPPPVFPQVPVSVLDTTTTAVPTSPSDTTTLPSSDITSPSPSDVTSLPSSTTLPSPTPSPSPSPSPSPTPSPSPSPTNSPAPSPTSSPAPRPTPTSSSAAQAPAPSPSSPQPTPSAAQPSPTPTEAPQAIDEESATQLPATTEPVTTAPVTTQPQTTQQASTQAPTKQSPTRQAPKSVVTTTVVVPEPGEESG, from the coding sequence ATGCCTGACTTCGGACGCTGGAATGCCAATGGGGGCGATCCGTCCCTCAACGAAATCAACCGCACCGACCGGTTCCTGGACGCGTTGGCGTTCGAGCAGCCGGTGTATGCCACCGACCCCGGTGAGGCCGAACTGGCGCAGCTGCTGGCCGGGTGGCGCGACGACGTTCGTGACGCCCCGCTCACCGCGACCGTGACGCCGCGCGACGCGGTGCTGGCGTTGGATCGTGCGACGGTGTCCCGTCGCCGCACCCGGTCGCTGGCGGTCGTCGGCTCGGTCGCGGCGGCGGTGTTGTGCCTCGGCGGCTTCGGCGCGGTGGTCGCGGGCGCCGGACCGGGCGATGCGCTCTACGGCCTGCGCACCATGCTGTTCGGTGAGCAGCACGCCACACGCGACGATCCGGTGATGCTGGCGTCCCAGCAGCTCGCCGAGGTGCAGCAGCTGATCGACCAGGGCCAGTGGCAAGCCGCGCAGGACAAGCTGGAGACGCTGACCACCACCGTGGCCACGGTCGGCGACGTCCAGCGCAAACAGGAATTCGTCAGCGAGTGGCAGGAGCTGACCGTCAAGGTCCAGTCGCAGGACGCCAGCGCCACCATTCCGCCCGACGTGCCGCCGCCGGTGTTCCCGCAGGTGCCCGTCTCGGTGCTCGACACCACGACGACCGCGGTTCCGACGTCGCCGTCGGACACGACGACGCTGCCGTCGTCGGACATCACGAGCCCGTCGCCGTCGGATGTCACGAGCCTGCCGTCGTCGACGACGTTGCCGTCACCGACGCCGAGCCCGTCTCCGTCGCCGAGCCCGTCGCCGACGCCGAGCCCGTCTCCGTCGCCGACGAATTCGCCCGCGCCGTCGCCGACGAGCTCTCCTGCGCCGCGACCGACGCCGACGTCGTCCTCGGCGGCGCAGGCACCGGCACCGTCGCCGTCGAGCCCGCAGCCCACCCCGAGTGCCGCGCAGCCGTCGCCGACACCGACGGAGGCGCCGCAGGCGATCGATGAAGAGTCAGCGACGCAACTGCCGGCAACAACCGAGCCGGTGACGACCGCGCCGGTGACGACGCAGCCGCAGACCACTCAGCAGGCGAGCACGCAGGCGCCGACGAAGCAGTCACCCACTCGGCAGGCACCGAAGTCGGTGGTCACCACGACAGTCGTGGTGCCGGAGCCGGGCGAAGAATCCGGCTAA
- a CDS encoding sigma-70 family RNA polymerase sigma factor, whose product MTISRERLDAVVAEAVAGNRDALRQVLETIRPIVVRYCRARVGAAERSGLSADDIAQEVCLAAITALPRYKDQGRPFLAFVYGIAAHKLADAHRAAARNRSDPTDVVPERYSMDAGPEQMAMDAESSEQMNRLLAVLPEKQREILILRVIVGMSAEETAEAVGSTAGAVRVAQHRALARLKQEIISTGRHDHA is encoded by the coding sequence ATGACAATTTCGAGAGAACGTCTCGATGCTGTCGTTGCTGAGGCAGTAGCGGGCAACCGAGACGCACTCCGACAGGTGCTGGAAACCATCCGTCCCATCGTTGTCAGGTATTGCCGGGCAAGGGTGGGAGCAGCGGAGCGCAGTGGGCTTTCAGCAGACGATATTGCTCAGGAGGTGTGCTTGGCCGCCATCACGGCGCTGCCGCGCTACAAGGATCAGGGACGTCCGTTCCTGGCCTTCGTGTACGGCATAGCTGCGCACAAGCTCGCTGACGCACATCGTGCGGCGGCCAGGAACCGTTCCGACCCGACCGACGTCGTGCCGGAGCGGTACTCCATGGACGCCGGGCCCGAACAGATGGCCATGGACGCCGAATCGTCTGAGCAGATGAACAGGCTGCTCGCCGTACTGCCCGAAAAGCAACGTGAAATCTTGATCCTGCGTGTGATCGTCGGCATGAGCGCCGAGGAGACCGCCGAGGCGGTCGGAAGTACCGCGGGCGCGGTCCGGGTGGCCCAGCACCGCGCGCTGGCGCGGCTGAAGCAGGAGATCATCTCGACAGGGCGACACGATCATGCCTGA
- a CDS encoding WhiB family transcriptional regulator, whose protein sequence is MPLPQQLPGPNADVWDWQMAGLCRGVDSAMFFHPDGERGRARAQRERRAKELCNQCPVIAQCRSHALAVGETYGIWGGLSESERELLLKRGIRRAS, encoded by the coding sequence ATGCCTTTGCCACAGCAACTACCCGGACCCAACGCAGACGTTTGGGATTGGCAGATGGCCGGACTGTGCCGGGGCGTCGATTCCGCCATGTTCTTTCATCCCGACGGCGAGCGCGGCCGGGCCCGCGCCCAGCGCGAAAGGCGCGCCAAGGAACTGTGCAACCAGTGCCCGGTGATCGCGCAGTGCCGTTCGCACGCCCTGGCCGTCGGTGAGACCTACGGCATCTGGGGCGGTCTCAGCGAGTCCGAGCGCGAACTGCTGCTCAAGCGGGGCATCCGCCGCGCCTCGTAG